The Drosophila sulfurigaster albostrigata strain 15112-1811.04 chromosome 3, ASM2355843v2, whole genome shotgun sequence genomic sequence AACGCAGAGTGACGTTGCTGCTTTTGATGTGTTGTCTGCGGGGGGCCAATGTCGGGGAGCATGGCTTAATTTAAGTGTCGCCTTCAACTatgctttttgcattttatggaCGGCAAACATTGTCTAGGTAGCTGCTCCTGCTTACATATAAGTGCGCAGCAGCAGTCCCTGCCTTGgtttaaaacaagtaagctactgtcgagtgtgctcgactgtcgAATACTCGCTAACCATTTTCTATAATagcaaaactgcaaaaatatcaaatattgttaaaagttatatatttgtatattccaaaagctatatttgttatattgatattcaaatttgtatatttatatatcaaaagatacttaaatataccaaaagctatatttggtaaagCGAAATACTGccaaattcgaaaaatatcATATGGAGTACAAATTATACCAGATTATTAACCAAAAACTTAACACCCGACAGCTGcagtagtttattttttatatcatattGTTTTTGAacatgttttttattttttaactgaGTTTCAAGAGTTTTAAggactgtagttattattgtttataaagcCTCGAATTTCTATTTAAGCTTGCTATTggttttattttcgatttgaGTAGGCGGACGTAGGCGTGATTAAACAAACTTAGCAACAccaatataaacaaaattgcagCTCTATCTTATACagtctctaagatctaggtgttcttcttcttggaTGTCTCTTCTGTCtgttaaatgcattttctgTCACTACAAAGTTATAGtactcttctaccctatgagtagtGAGTATaaacacactcacgcacacacgcacacaacatTGTGTGCTCTAATCCTGTTAGCTGCCCTTTTATATGCGCTGCCGCCGTCAGGCAAGAACGTCATTCGTTGGTATCCCACTGTCTATGTGTGCTATTAATTTTAAGCTCCCCTCCTCCGATGCCACATGAGACTCTCACTCTCCCAAACACTAAGCCAATAATGAACTTGCCGTCAAactaattgatttaattttcattcttTGCTGTGGTGTTGCGAAAtatgcaacaattttaaagttttttgttcggttcactttttattttcattattttttgtggttACTAAAAGTTTTTAGTTTAAGTTTCCTTTAACAGCAGTTGAGTGATTTTTGATTGCACCTGCTTACGTGACTTTTTGCCAAatgtaattcaattgaaattttcaaattatcttttgcttattttgtaGGTAACCTCAGCAAATATACACGGCAGTAAAACTAccaaacaaattcaataaagaaaagaagtTGAAATggattctgctgctgctgctgccgccaagCGCGTACAAATCGAGAAGGCACACAATTTTATGCGTCAATATCGTGATCCCGAGTCGCGGGAACTGAAGAAACTGTCGGCAAATCAGTTTATGGATGTGTGGGCGCACTACGATAAAGATGGTGTGTAGTTGTACTTGATTTGAGCATATGTGCACACTAAAAAAgtttagtttatatttataaacatttatctTAAAATTTAGGTTCTTAAAATAAGACCACTTTACGACCAAATTActcaaattaagaaaattattcTAAACAGTGCCAATTCtcaaaataagaataaattaacactttttttatcttataataatttgatatttgtgcTGTTGAAAgtatacaattttgtttgctttttaaaaagaatttgctcaatgtttttgaaattgaGATGCGTTTTCTTGCTTCAAGAACAACTTTGATTTTCGAACTATTTAATCAGTGAACATGTTTTGCTTCTCTGCTAACTGTCAGCTTTATTTCCTCCGTCACAGGCAATGGCTACATTGAGGGCACGGAATTGGATGGTTTTCTGCGTGAGTTTGTGTCCAGCGCCAATGCCACTGACATCAGCCCCGAGGTAAGTGCTAGAGTACCATAGTTCAATGCCAACTGTCAACTCATCTCAACTTAACTCGTCTGATATATTTCATGTACACGATATATCACATTTATCTCTTCGTAGGCTGTTACTGACACAATGCTGGAGGAGCTGAAGTCCTGCTTTATGGAAGCCTACGATGATAATCAGGATGGCAAAATCGATATCCGAGAGGTATGTTAAGATCCAACTACTTAACATGTTTACTTAACATGTTGTacaaaacatttcttttaagCATAGCTGGGCAATTTTCAATGCTTCATGTCGAACATGTCGTATGGGCAATGTGACATTCTGTTTGCCTCTGTGCCTGCTGTTttcaaattgctttttaaatgatgctgctgttgccgctttGTCCCCATTTTTCCTTGGGGGgctcaataatttatttggcCATTTTCGCCATTTGCCATTCGCCATCGTGCCCACGCTGAAAAAGTCTTGGTAGCGTCAAGGTCTCTCGAAAAAGTTTCGCCCGTCTTTAAATGACTTTTTAATTGAGGCTCAGCATTGCTGAAGAAGCGGCCACAGACTATTGAATGTAGCTTTTGTGTAACATAACTTCGACTTCAAtgaaagtaataataataatgttgccAGCTTTTTTGGGCGAAGTGGCGAATGATAAATGAGACTCGGTATTTTTGGACAGGTTGGGACAACCCTTTGTGCCAGCTTACTCGCATTACAATGTGACTTCAAAAAGCTTTCAGCCACCCACATTCATCATTTATTCAACTTGGAAATGTTGCGCATATGCAATGTAGTcacttttcaaaataaacaatctCAAGGTAATACTGCTAAGGAAATGTCTAAGAATCAGCTTACACACACGTAACCCAAGCATTTTTGGGGACGGAGAAAAGCATCtgaaattgtaataattaaattaagagCAAACTTTAAAGTTTTCGTCCCTCGCTTCTGTCAATCTTTGGGTGCAACTCGACTGTCGACATGACCAAAATTCAAATCGTCACTTAAATATGGAGGCAAAAGTTTTCCGTTGCAATTTTCGCCCCAGAAACTCGAGTAAAACTAAAGCGCAGAATTTTACTCTTAGTTAGCCAAAATATTTCCAGCTAAAATAGCAATACAACCACGACTACTCTACAGAGAAACGGGATAAGTTTTCAGTTCCAAATTGTTTCACTTGCTACAGAATCCATCTCAATTAACTTATTTGTGTAAACAAAGCTTGCTGAATTATAACTTAAAGTTAGAGAACCCAAAAGTTAAAGCATCTATCTACCATCTAATATTCAAGTATTATTCAACTtgattaacataatttaagcTAATGGAGCTAATTTAATCAAGAGTAGATTTcgctttttttatattaatggaGAACATGtaagaataaacaaatatattattatataatgttTAATGTTATGTGAATCATTTGCTTATCGTTAACTTAAGCCGTAAGCCAAATTACAGTTGATTCTTAAAGTCAAACGATTTGGTGACAAATACATTTGtaaacttttatataaattcacAGCTCGCACAACTTTTGCCCATGGAGGAAAATTTCCTTTTGCTCTTCCGCTTCGATAACCCCTTGGAATCAAGCGTCGAATTCATGAAGGTAAGTGTGTTGGCCAACGGAGCGTAAAACGAGGAGCAGCCATTGGCAAACAGACTGGACCCAAGGCAGTCACAGATGCCGTTGAAGATGTTTGGAGCTGTTTTCGCCGATGCGGATGCAGATGGCGAAACCGTTAACAGCTTTTTACAGAAATGtattcttaattaatttgaacatGATGTACTCGATTACCCATAGATCTGGCGTGAATACGATACTGATAACTCTGGTTACATTGAAGCGGATGAGCTTAAGAATTTCTTACGTGACTTGCTCAAAGAGGCCAAAAAGATCAATGATGTCTCCGAGGATAAGCTTATTGAATACACAGACACCATGGTGCGTACATATACCTGATGTTGTATGTTAGATTAGTTTAGCTAGAGAGTAATTCATTACcgcacaaacaaaatgaaaagcatcAACAACTATGCATTACTCAATCAATGTCAACGTTTTTCCTACAGACCATAAACATGTTGTGAGTCAAGTCGTGCgtataatttgcaattaaatttccaCAGCGACAATATAATGAGAATTTCTCTGCAATTTATCTGCACTGAAAGcgatataaattaaaaagtttataatGGTACCAGACATATATGGACAACTTCGTGCATCTCTAAAGTGCGTGGTATAAGAAgctaatttgttttgttcttttgccAGTCTTGGTTGTCGGACTTCTTCGTCTTGAAGCACGTATCATAATAAATCATGGTAAAGAGTCCACGCCGTTAAAAGCACAGCAAACTCATTTGCAtgttaaaaaaccaaaaaaaaagagggaaCAAAAATGCCTAGGATGAAATAtctaaaaagaaaagttgtcaaatttttcatttctgaAATCAGTGACATTACGCGAAAATTTCTGAACTCATAACTCTTAAACGGGTTAAgaataaaaactattaattatatttagcATTTCTTGCCAATCCTTGTTAACGCTTGTTAAGAAATTTTATACTCTGTCTTAACTTCTTTGGTTGacaaatggaatattttggactcttttctatatttttctatacagcttatgatatattttagtatttgttggtattttaatttggtaaattttaagGATAACTCTTCATTTGCAGTGAAGTTTGTTAAAAATAGGTAGAGGGtagctttcttgctttttATACACTGACGAGCCTTAATTtatttggttgacaatctggtatattttttactttatagtatattatgaatattgcagtatattgatataccaaatatagcttttaatagaattaagtattttttagttattagctttgaatattttaaggGTAATTTAGCATTCGCACTGAAGTTTGTTGAAAATGgttatcgggtatctcacagtccgGCACACTCGACTGTCGCTTCCTTACTTGTGGAAGTACTATATATAGTTCGAATTCAACAGGCTGGCAGTGCCTAACATCTTTTAAGCCTCTCAAACAGTTATTGTACGAAACAAGAAGAATAATACGTAATTGTAGCTTTTTTTCTTGAGGCGTTGTTGGTCCGCGGGGAACAAAAGTCATGACTAAAATCGTTAAGTAACTTAGCTAAGTCGATTTACGAGCATGTGTTTATTTCGGTGATGTTATCCAATGCTCAAGAGACACACAAGCAATTTCTATATCATTAATTAAGTATAAAAGTTTTGTCATTGAGCTCATTTACTTTAGCCCCGGTGTCTCTTTCTTTcgttctcactctctctctctctctctctctcttggcaGCTCCAAGTTTTCGATGCCAATAAGGATGGCCGTTTGCAGCTCTCGGAAATGGCCAAGTAAGTAGATTGGCTAAGGCCTAGCAGACCGCCTACTGCATTCAATGTCAACAATACGCCCAACTTATTTATTGCAGACTACTTCCGGTTAAGGAGAACTTCCTATGCCGTCAGGTATTCAAGGTAAGTGCCAAGCATTATTAGTGCGCTTACCGTTCGATTGAGGAAATTGCGATGAAAGATATCGAGCCTTTAACTGTAATTtgcaagaatatatactttacaatatatacaagtataaatatttataactatgAGTAGGTCAACACTTATAGCACCTAGGTTAGtcttagctttagctttaaatattAGCTCTGAACTGAAATACTTGGCTAAAAGCAATGTATTAATCTTGCATTTAACTACTAAGGCCACgcgtatatattatattttcacattacttgttttgttcttATTAGTTTCTTTTTACAA encodes the following:
- the LOC133841646 gene encoding calbindin-32 isoform X2, whose protein sequence is MDSAAAAAAKRVQIEKAHNFMRQYRDPESRELKKLSANQFMDVWAHYDKDGNGYIEGTELDGFLREFVSSANATDISPEAVTDTMLEELKSCFMEAYDDNQDGKIDIRELAQLLPMEENFLLLFRFDNPLESSVEFMKIWREYDTDNSGYIEADELKNFLRDLLKEAKKINDVSEDKLIEYTDTMLQVFDANKDGRLQLSEMAKLLPVKENFLCRQVFKGATKLTKEDIEKVFSLYDRDNSGTIENEELKGFLKDLLELVKKDDYDAQDLAAFEETIMRGVGHDKHGKISRKELTMILLTLAKISPEDEQ
- the LOC133841646 gene encoding calbindin-32 isoform X1 encodes the protein MDSAAAAAAKRVQIEKAHNFMRQYRDPESRELKKLSANQFMDVWAHYDKDGNGYIEGTELDGFLREFVSSANATDISPEAVTDTMLEELKSCFMEAYDDNQDGKIDIRELAQLLPMEENFLLLFRFDNPLESSVEFMKIWREYDTDNSGYIEADELKNFLRDLLKEAKKINDVSEDKLIEYTDTMLQVFDANKDGRLQLSEMAKLLPVKENFLCRQVFKEGIDGATKLTKEDIEKVFSLYDRDNSGTIENEELKGFLKDLLELVKKDDYDAQDLAAFEETIMRGVGHDKHGKISRKELTMILLTLAKISPEDEQ